Proteins from one Cicer arietinum cultivar CDC Frontier isolate Library 1 chromosome 3, Cicar.CDCFrontier_v2.0, whole genome shotgun sequence genomic window:
- the LOC101504462 gene encoding E3 ubiquitin-protein ligase PUB22 encodes MDQDHEIEVPSFFVCPISLEIMKDPVTVSTGITYDRESIEKWLFSKKNITCPVTKQQLQDSTDLTPNHTLRRLIQAWCTLNASQGIERIPTPKPPINKTQITKLINEASSHNSSPLMQIKSLKRLRSIASGSETNKRIMEDAGVVEFLASVVIDNIDHNSASLLTENNPVDESLSILHNLHVSESGLKTLLCFRNGEFIESLTKVMQKGFFESRAYAVFLLKSMTEVAEPVQLLHQKTELFMELVQVLKDQISIKVSKATLQTLIVLCPWGRNRIKGVEAGTVSVLIELLLDNCKDRKPNEMMLVLLENLCQCAEGRAELLRHGAGLAVVSKKILRVSSVANDRGVRILLSVSRFSATPNVVQEMLKLGVVAKLCLVLQVDCGSKTKEKASEILKMHARVWRNSPCIPSNLLSSYPNYI; translated from the coding sequence ATGGATCAAGATCACGAGATTGAAGTTCCATCTTTCTTTGTCTGCCCAATATCATTAGAAATCATGAAGGATCCAGTCACTGTCTCCACAGGCATAACCTACGACAGAGAAAGCATCGAAAAATGGCTCttttcaaagaaaaacattACATGTCCTGTTACAAAACAACAACTACAAGATTCAACTGATCTAACACCAAATCACACACTTCGAAGATTAATCCAAGCATGGTGTACATTAAATGCTTCACAAGGCATTGAAAGGATTCCAACTCCAAAACCACCAATcaacaaaacacaaatcacaaaaCTCATCAATGAAGCTTCTTCTCATAATTCATCACCTCTCATGCAAATTAAATCCCTCAAAAGACTTCGATCCATTGCTTCTGGCAGTGAAACAAATAAACGCATCATGGAAGATGCAGGTGTTGTTGAATTCTTAGCATCGGTTGTAATAGACAACATTGATCACAATTCTGCATCTTTATTAACAGAGAATAACCCTGTTGATGAATCATTAAGCATACTTCATAATCTTCATGTTTCTGAATCTGGGTTGAAAACTCTGTTATGTTTCAGAAACGGTGAATTCATTGAATCATTAACAAAAGTTATGCAGAAGGGTTTCTTTGAATCAAGAGCTTATGCAGTATTTTTACTGAAATCTATGACAGAAGTTGCAGAACCAGTGCAGTTACTACATCAAAAAACAGAACTTTTTATGGAATTAGTGCAAGTTTTGAAGGATCAAATATCAATCAAAGTATCAAAAGCAACACTTCAAACTTTGATTGTGCTTTGTCCATGGGGAAGAAACAGAATCAAAGGTGTTGAAGCAGGAACAGTTTCTGTTCTGATAGAACTTCTGTTAGATAACTGCAAAGACAGAAAACCAAATGAAATGATGTTGGTTTTGTTGGAGAATCTTTGTCAGTGTGCTGAAGGAAGAGCTGAACTTTTGAGACATGGAGCAGGGCTAGCTGTAGTATCGAAGAAGATTCTAAGGGTTTCGAGCGTGGCGAATGATCGAGGTGTGAGGATTCTGTTATCTGTTTCAAGGTTCTCTGCAACTCCAAATGTTGTTCAAGAAATGCTTAAACTTGGTGTTGTGGCTAAACTTTGTTTGGTTCTTCAAGTTGATTGTGGAAGTAAGACTAAAGAGAAAGCAAGTGAGATACTTAAGATGCATGCTAGGGTTTGGAGGAATTCTCCATGCATACCTAGTAATCTTCTTTCTTCATATCCCAATTATATAtga